In a genomic window of Diabrotica undecimpunctata isolate CICGRU chromosome 2, icDiaUnde3, whole genome shotgun sequence:
- the LOC140434186 gene encoding uncharacterized protein has product MENPLWERVLIDWVNCLKLSNPIQKLDDLRDGLFFSNLYKITKKSSDIDCDILTYIFDVLNEHYSDFIIHNKTVIHLSDLPKDDLCAITSLLMHYTIMHDRRDVLTSPLCYNLQEFTQIKIRSFLEKVQDTVNNADLARIISSCIEDNRNYSWISSPLHNSCNSPLQDVLKTPAVKSTRLFERDKEIAKLKASLELVQDEKEIAEKDLQSQIERNKKLEKQLGQKTVEISNLRSEVLELENRTPPHYRDRDYREMQKILRTKVDSLEQILEQSDKENLELREERDKERAQVKQLESRCKTWLEKFIDADNNLTSITENYKELQLKNENLQAHCLELEALLDELKPKSMNDTIIEESFQTLSRRSRSLGSQSEGEDLAHSVIDVQLKELQKENQTIKTNLDHVQNNCNQLTDEIDTLTLERSVLNDEKIQLELELQAANGKIEEFTMNYQQLHENWKILTQNKNFLEKEKAGLIIENQNMQKSINNLTNDAEELSKDLTKCKEEKDRLAETINNLTAGKQVIETELEYTKLTIDQLMTKKNNLDIELEKVKGENLDMFTQKNNLSDELEKTKISLKEVEDERTALSENLAKYKKDNSELALVRKDLEDQLDSVRQIVENLNSDLQKKITEIQRYSEELNDLKTNYENIQMACANLEEKKVNQEGLIITLEEKNKELLQNLANVIEEKSVLSDELRKKSETVIKLDESLKTMINEKTSIEDCLTETISKLHLSSTLNSEYLEKLDIANTESNNLEEEIRNLKNNNEYLLKTYQELNMQFEKVTNEKEGIRIELNTKSTLLSEVSSELKEIKNNLVDVSSKLVESSELNSHYLTKLNISNATNNKLEQNIQVLNTDIQNLTKKSEDLTSETIKLNSEKKDILEQLENKCAIVAELSSSIEELENDKLTITEELATVISDNKALLVDIDKMRHELHQVIVEKEQLLQREREQKYEIEQKFKNSEIQLSDKVADNIRLKETLQDIVKTKQELEEQLDNTEAALSKAVLDINNLTDELHKMTEDRNNIISEKENISNTLDTAQISLIKVQNEAHILAEELESNKESISQLLTLKNDIEQQLQAVITEKCVMETELKEISSKSEECSALNSQYLEKLTAAINEKAIINAEKQELINKYKELSDNNKVISKEKEDVLTELEKNTQLTIEMSSKLSEYEKDKHALTKEIDKITRHTDELLANLKERESDLFEQNAHLKEELNKTIAEKINLSESYETAKSSLDQATIENSFFNEQLRILQEKEHDLLEENAKIKESLDKTLTEKVQLNENYESLKLLLDQTVSEKHILDEDLTKTVKQKDEILNEKNKVQKDFENLQSSYEELSQNMLIKAAALDIIEKERDDLLESYNGLNKNLVDVMEENEYLNSMIEDIKAANTTLFEDVNSLTQANAELNKRINTLCDTLEETTKSREELSDKLIKCEKECNAFLVINNDLENQLREALNNNEDIKKCSESILSEKHNITEEMKNTTTKYHDLEIMHKNLRVENNTLHDSISALKSDNSQLSEKLAKVTKHLESAVEDFATENKLITEKLNEKAEVLQKAILEKDTLTEKLNENEEILKNVILEKDNLTRKLNEKKEILEKMILEKDNLTANLNKKEEIIEKVILEKGNFIEQLNEKEEILQKEILEKYTLTEKLNDKDKIIEKFILEKDSLIANLNTKEEILEKIILEKESLTEQLNEKTELLEKEILEKDTLTEKLNDKDEIIEKFILEKESLTANLNKKEEILQEVILEKDSLTESLNNKEEIIQEVILEKDSLTANLNTKEEILKKIILEKDILTDQLNEKAELLQKEILEKDTLIEKLNDKDEIIEQFILEKESFTVNLNKKEEILQEVILAKDSLTENLNTKEEILEKIILEKENLTEQLNEKTELLQKEMLEKYTLIEKLNDKDEIIEKFILEKECLTANLNKKEEILQEVISEKDSLTENLNTKEEILEKIILEKDSLTDQLNEKTELLQKEILEKDTLTEKLNDKDGIIEKFILEKESFTVNLNKKEEILQEVILEKDSLTQNLNTKEEILEKIILEKDSLTDQLNEKTELLQKEILEKDTLIEKLNDKDEIIEQFILEKESFTVNLNKKEEILQEVISEKDTLTENLNTKEEILEKIILEKDSLTDQLNEKTELLQKEILEKDTLTEKLNDKDGIIEKFILEKESLTENLNKKEEILQEVILEKDSLTQNLNKKEEIFQEVILDKDSLTQNLNMKEEMLEKIILEKDSLTDQLNKKTELLQKEILEKNTLTEKLNDNDEIIQKIILEKDTLTKKLNEKEEILEKVILEKDSLTDKVAALENELKIKDKTTLDEETKFECAILEQMEVAKQLQTENVSLSDKLAALTVENETNCAKLNECTEKISEMSASLKTTLEEKENIFNNYKDAEDKLIVSQKEVDTITVELNKVTQELNQCQLNIEEYICEIQKLKLDTTRLTTEKEQLDETIKKVIEEKSVISKFFDLNNNELQNIQQKRDELLEALEQSNKIVSNLQEEKEQLLAEIENLTKVKNEFSEQLDRVSQENADATEKIQSLLKKNFETSEERRNLNEKIDQLTGENAYMVGTLTTLSHDLDEKIKNETMLESACKTLQTQLDEKSEILEKLSEEHKDIFDIVDKLSQEITDMKKTIDLLSAEKMQLTQQVSDLMDQIRDLIQEKNKLIECVDLSAKELQKVKKDRNEILEGQTKIMKETQSNLILAHQSSIEIKNDLMKRIEMAETEKEILRKQVEQDTKKIQDTYMSVMTTNTKLELEIINLRKKIEDKNQKLNEYVQIKEAYEKLLEENNRLMTEVDTIKYKRSRDREEFVNLLKKEREDATARESKKVKEVRNEYEGKLEKMKEKMLKLYREEVGKEMMKVKAEQSESVCFVKTIEDLRNDLFEAQQKLHLLETERDMLRIKEAQMNRNIQASRESLRSMPDARDSIRSSVTSLRSIGTNNNRLETVQMVQRGKSTSTSVLPRQTREVERKTVTLPRRVAEIQETVTISRRTSLTNVPSMPMEDEDDDFNNKYLADLKAGHCVIGDSGRQSNVRFSELAWRNSLVPPHLKSSYPAETQFASPSKFKEDDLKVGNICLDDSLSKLLPGEKPRQKKDFGTTTYKKPGPPTPSKNGGRLSLQGNEVQPLPLREQNEKTPTKKVPTPSRIRALFGISNTRDNSENHAVTPRTKQRLRIFRKPR; this is encoded by the exons AGAGAAGAAAGAGATAAAGAAAGAGCACAG gtaaaacaactagAAAGCCGTTGCAAGACTTGGTTAGAAAAATTTATAGATGCTGATAATAACTTAACATCAATTACAGAAAACTATAAAgaattacaattaaaaaatgaGAATCTACAGGCACATTGCCTGGAACTTGAAGCTTTACTTGATGAACTCAAACCAAAATCAATGAATGACACTATCATCGAAGAAAGTTTTCAAACTTTATCTCGTAGATCGAGAAGCTTGGGATCTCAAAGTGAAGGGGAAGATTTAGCTCATTCTGTAATAGATGTACAACTGAAAGAGCTTCAAAAAGAAAATCAGaccattaaaacaaatttagacCATGTCCAGAACAATTGTAACCAACTCACAGATGAAATTGACACTCTTACCTTAGAAAGATCTGTGCTAAATGACGAAAAAATTCAATTAGAACTTGAGCTTCAAGCAGCAAATGGTAAAATTGAAGAATTTACCATGAATTACCAACAGCTTCACGAAAACTGGAAAATtttaacacaaaataaaaatttccttGAAAAGGAAAAAGCTGgtttaataattgaaaatcaaaatatgcaaaaatcaATCAATAACCTTACAAATGATGCAGAGGAGTTGTCGAAAGATCTAACAAAAtgcaaagaagaaaaagatcgaCTTGCAGAAACAATAAACAATTTAACAGCTGGTAAACAAGTAATAGAAACAGAATTAGAATACACCAAACTTACCATAGATCAATTAAtgactaagaaaaataatctAGACAttgaattagaaaaagtaaaaggAGAAAATCTTGATATGTTTACACAGAAGAATAACTTAAGTGATGAACTTGAAAAAACTAAAATATCTCTTAAAGAGGTTGAAGATGAAAGAACTGCTTTATCAGAAAATCTTGCAAAGTATAAAAAAGATAATAGCGAACTTGCTCTTGTACGAAAAGACTTAGAAGATCAACTTGACTCAGTGAGACAAATTGTAGAGAATTTAAATTCAGATTTACAGAAGAAGATTACAGAAATACAGCGATACTCTGAAGAATTAAATGATTTGAAGACTAATTATGAAAATATCCAAATGGCTTGTGCCAACCTTGAAGAAAAAAAGGTAAACCAAGAAGGTTTGATTATTACTCTTGAGGAGAAAAACAAAGAGTTATTACAGAATTTAGCAAATGTCATtgaagaaaaatctgttttatctGATGAATTAAGGAAAAAGTCTGAGACTGTCATTAAATTGGATGAATCACTTAAAACCATGATAAATGAGAAAACCTCAATAGAGGACTGTTTGACAGAGACTATTTCAAAATTGCATTTATCTTCCACATTAAACTCTGAATATTTAGAAAAACTGGATATTGCGAACACTGAAAGTAACAATCTAGAAGAAGAAATTCGCAACTTGAAAAATAACAatgaatatttattaaaaacataccAGGAATTAAACATGCAGTTTGAAAAGGTAACAAATGAAAAAGAAGGCATTAGAATTGAACTGAATACAAAAAGTACACTACTATCTGAAGTATCTTCAGAAttaaaggaaattaaaaataatttggtggATGTATCATCAAAATTGGTAGAATCATCTGAGTTAAATTCTCATTATTTGACAAAACTTAACATTTCAAATGCTACAAACAACAAATTAGAACAAAATATTCAAGTATTAAACACTGATATACAAAATTTGACAAAGAAATCAGAAGATCTAACAAGTgaaacaataaaactaaacagCGAAAAGAAAGATATTCTTGAACAACTAGAAAATAAATGTGCGATAGTTGCAGAATTATCATCTTCCATCGAAGAATTAGAAAACGATAAATTGACTATTACTGAGGAGTTAGCTACAGTTATTTCTGACAATAAGGCACTTTTAGTGGACATAGACAAAATGAGACATGAGCTACATCAAGTGATAGTTGAAAAAGAGCAACTTTTACAAAGAGAACgtgaacaaaaatatgaaattgagCAGAAGTTTAAAAATTCAGAGATACAACTAAGTGACAAAGTTGCTGATAACATACGATTGAAGGAAACATTGCAAGACATCGTAAAAACCAAGCAAGAATTAGAAGAACAACTAGATAATACAGAAGCTGCCCTCAGTAAGGCAGTGCTTGATATAAACAATTTAACTGATGAGTTACATAAAATGACAGAAGATAGAAACAATATTATAAGCGAAAAGgaaaatatttctaatactcTCGATACTGCACAAATATCTCTTATTAAAGTTCAAAATGAAGCACATATCCTAGCAGAGGAATTGGAAAGCAATAAAGAAAGTATTAGTCAACTTCTCACATTAAAGAACGATATTGAACAGCAACTGCAGGCAGTGATTACTGAAAAATGTGTAATGGAAACAGAATTAAAAGAAATTTCTTCAAAATCAGAAGAATGTTCTGCTTTAAACTCACAGTATTTGGAAAAGCTTACAGCTGCAATTAACGAAAAGGCTATTATAAACGCAGAGAAACAAGAattgataaataaatataaagaattaAGTGACAATAACAAAGTAATATCTAAAGAAAAGGAAGATGTTTTGACTGAATTGGAAAAAAATACTCAGTTAACTATTGAGATGTCTTCTAAGCTAAGTGAATATGAAAAAGATAAGCATGCGCTAACAAAAGAGATTGATAAAATAACTCGCCACACAGATGAATTGTTAGCGAATTtaaaagaaagagaaagtgaCTTATTTGAACAAAATGCACATCTTAAGGAAGAACTGAACAAAACGATCGCAGAAAAAATAAATCTAAGTGAAAGTTACGAAACAGCTAAATCTTCACTGGATCAAGCTACTATTGAAAATAGTTTCTTCAATGAACAACTAAGAATTTTGCAAGAGAAGGAACATGACTTGCTTGAGGAAAATGCAAAAATTAAAGAAAGCCTTGATAAAACACTTACAGAAAAGGTCCAACTAAATGAAAATTACGAATCACTAAAACTTTTGCTGGATCAAACAGTTTCTGAAAAGCATATTTTGGATGAAGACTTAACAAAAACAGTAAAACAAAAAGATGAGATTTTGAACGAAAAAAATAAAGTACAGAAAGATTTTGAGAATTTACAAAGTTCTTATGAAGAACTTTCACAAAATATGCTTATAAAAGCAGCAGCTCTAGACATTATTGAAAAAGAAAGAGACGATCTGTTAGAGAGTTACAatgggttaaataaaaatttggtaGATGTCATGGAGGAGAATGAATATTTAAATAGTATGATAGAAGATATCAAAGCAGCAAACACCACACTCTTTGAAGATGTTAATAGCTTAACACAAGCCAATGCGGAGCTAAACAAGCGAATAAATACATTATGTGATACTTTGGAGGAAACTACTAAATCAAGAGAGGAATTGTCagacaaattaataaaatgtgaaAAAGAATGTAACGCTTTTCTTGTAATAAATAACGATCTTGAAAATCAGTTAAGAGAAGCTttaaataacaacgaagatattaAGAAATGTTCGGAAAGTATTTTATCAGAAAAACATAACATAACTGAAGAAATGAAAAACACAACCACAAAATACCATGATTTGGAAATTATGCATAAAAATCTTCGAGTAGAAAACAATACCTTACACGACAGTATAAGTGCCCTTAAATCAGACAATAGCCAACTTTCTGAGAAACTAGCTAAAGTAACGAAACATTTGGAATCAGCGGTTGAAGATTTTGCCACCGAAAACAAACTAATAACCGAAAAACTTAATGAAAAAGCAGAAGTTCTCCAAAAAGCGATCTTGGAAAAAGATACCCTAACAGAAAAACTTAATGAGAATGAAGAAATCCTCAAAAACGTTATTTTGGAAAAAGATAACTTGACAAGAAAACTTAATGAGAAAAAAGAAATCCTCGAAAAAATGATTTTGGAGAAAGATAACTTAACAGCGAATCTTAATAAGAAAGAAGAAATCATCGAAAAAGTCATTTTGGAAAAAGGTAATTTCATAGAACAACTTAATGAGAAAGAAGAAATTCTCCAAAAGGAAATCTTGGAAAAATATACCTTAACAGAAAAACTTAATGATAAAGATAAAATCATCGAAAAATTCATTTTGGAAAAAGATAGCTTAATAGCAAATCTTAATACGAAAGAAGAAATCCtcgaaaaaataattttggagaaAGAGAGCTTGACAGAACAACTTAATGAAAAAACAGAACTTCTCGAAAAAGAAATCTTGGAAAAAGATACCTTAACAGAAAAACTTAATGATAAAGACGAAATCATCGAAAAATTCATTTTGGAAAAAGAAAGCTTAACAGCAAATCTTaataagaaagaagaaatcctccAAGAAGTCATTTTGGAAAAAGATAGCTTAACAGAAagtcttaataataaagaagaaaTCATCCAAGAAGTCATTTTAGAAAAAGATAGCTTAACAGCAAATCTTAATACGAAAGAAGAAATcctcaaaaaaataattttggagaaAGATATCTTGACAGATCAACTTAATGAGAAAGCAGAACTTCTCCAAAAGGAAATCTTGGAAAAAGATACCTTAATAGAAAAACTTAATGATAAAGACGaaatcatcgaacaattcatttTGGAAAAAGAAAGCTTTACAGTAAATCTTaataagaaagaagaaatcctccAAGAAGTCATTTTGGCAAAAGATAGCTTAACAGAAAATCTTAATACGAAAGAAGAAATCCtcgaaaaaataattttggagaaAGAGAACTTGACAGAACAACTTAATGAAAAAACAGAACTTCTCCAAAAGGAAATGTTAGAAAAATATACCTTAATAGAAAAACTTAATGATAAAGATGAAATCATCGAAAAATTCATTTTGGAAAAAGAATGCTTAACAGCAAATCTTaataagaaagaagaaatcctccAAGAAGTCATTTCGGAAAAAGATAGCTTAACAGAAAATCTTAATACGAAAGAAGAAATCCTCGAAAAAATCATTTTGGAGAAAGATAGCTTGACAGATCAACTTAATGAAAAAACAGAACTTCTCCAAAAGGAAATCTTGGAAAAAGATACCTTAACAGAAAAACTTAATGATAAAGACGGAATCATCGAAAAATTCATTTTGGAAAAAGAAAGCTTTACAGTAAATCTTaataagaaagaagaaatcctccAAGAAGTCATTTTGGAAAAAGATAGCTTAACACAAAATCTTAATACGAAAGAAGAAATCCtcgaaaaaataattttggagaaAGATAGCTTGACAGATCAACTTAATGAGAAAACAGAACTTCTCCAAAAGGAAATCTTGGAAAAAGATACCTTAATAGAAAAACTTAATGATAAAGACGaaatcatcgaacaattcatttTGGAAAAAGAAAGCTTTACAGTAAATCTTaataagaaagaagaaatcctccAAGAAGTCATTTCGGAAAAAGATACCTTAACAGAAAATCTTAATACGAAAGAAGAAATCCTTGAAAAAATCATTTTGGAGAAAGATAGCTTGACAGATCAACTTAATGAAAAAACAGAACTTCTCCAAAAGGAAATCTTGGAAAAAGATACCTTAACAGAAAAACTTAATGATAAAGACGGAATCATCGAAAAATTCATTTTGGAAAAAGAAAGCTTAACAGAAAATCTTaataagaaagaagaaatcctccAAGAAGTCATTTTGGAAAAAGATAGCTTAACACAAAATCTTaataagaaagaagaaatcttccAAGAAGTCATTTTGGATAAAGATAGCTTAACACAAAATCTTAATATGAAAGAAGAAATGCTCGAAAAAATCATTTTGGAGAAAGATAGCTTGACAGAtcaacttaataaaaaaacagaacttcTCCAAAAGGAAATCTTGGAAAAAAATACCTTAACAGAAAAACTTAATGATAATGACGAAATCATCCAAAAAATCATTTTGGAAAAAGATActttaacaaaaaaacttaatgagaaagaagaaatcctcGAAAAAGTCATTTTGGAAAAAGATAGCTTgaccgacaaagtagcagctctAGAAAACGagttaaaaattaaagacaaaacaACTTTAGATGAAGAAACAAAGTTTGAATGTGCGATACTTGAACAGATGGAAGTTGCCAAGCAGCTACAAACAGAGAATGTATCATTATCTGATAAATTAGCTGCATTAACAGTCGAGAATGAAACAAACTGTGCCAAGCTCAATGAGTGTACAGAAAAGATTTCTGAAATGTCCGCCTCTTTGAAAACGAcactagaagaaaaagaaaatattttcaataattataAAGATGCCGAAGACAAGTTGATTGTATCACAAAAAGAAGTAGATACCATCACAGTAGAATTGAATAAAGTAACTCAAGAACTTAACCAATGCCAGCTAAATATTGAAGAATACATTTGCGAAATACAAAAGCTAAAATTAGACACCACAAGATTAACAACAGAAAAAGAACAGCTTGATGAAACCATTAAGAAGGTTATTGAAGAGAAATCCGTAATATCGAAATTTTTCGACCTAAATAATAATGAGCTGCAAAATATCCAGCAAAAACGTGACGAGCTCTTAGAAGCCTTAGAACAAAGTAACAAGATAGTGAGCAATTTACAGGAAGAAAAGGAACAGCTACTGGCGGAGATTGAAAATTTAACCAAAGTGAAAAACGAATTCTCGGAACAGTTAGATAGAGTCTCCCAGGAAAATGCTGATGCAACTGAGAAAATTCAAAGTTTGTTGAAGAAAAATTTCGAAACATCCGAAGAACGTagaaatttaaatgaaaaaattgaTCAGTTAACAGGCGAAAATGCGTATATGGTAGGTACACTTACAACCCTATCGCATGAtttagacgaaaaaattaaaaacgagaCGATGCTAGAATCAGCTTGCAAAACTCTTCAAACACAATTAGACGAAAAATCTGAAATCTTGGAAAAACTATCAGAAGAACACAAAGATATATTCGATATTGTAGATAAACTTTCTCAAGAAATAACGGATATGAAGAAAACCATAGATTTGCTTTCTGCGGAAAAGATGCAACTCACGCAACAAGTTAGCGATCTTATGGATCAAATACGAGATTTaatacaagaaaaaaataaactgatCGAATGCGTGGACCTAAGCGCTAAAGAACTTCAAAAAGTAAAGAAAGACAGAAACGAGATACTAGAAGGCCAAACCAAAATTATGAAAGAAACTCAAAGCAATTTGATCCTCGCCCATCAGAGCTCCATAGAGATCAAAAATGACCTGATGAAGAGAATAGAAATGGCCGAAACAGAGAAAGAAATATTACGTAAGCAAGTAGAACAAGATACTAAAAAAATACAAGATACCTATATGTCTGTAATGACTACTAACACAAAATTGGAgttagaaattattaatctaagaAAGAAAATcgaggataaaaatcaaaaaCTGAACGAATATGTACAAATTAAGGAAGCCTATGAAAAACTCTTGGAAGAAAATAATAGGCTTATGACAGAGGTCGATACAATTAAATACAAGAGGTCTAGAGATAGAGAAGAATTTgtaaatttgttgaaaaaagaaagaGAAGACGCAACTGCCAGAGAAAGCAAGAAAGTGAAAGAAGTACGAAATGAATATGAAGGAAAACTTGAAAAAATGAAAGAGAAGATG ttaAAACTGTACAGAGAAGAAGTTGGCAAAGAGATGATGAAAGTGAAAGCAGAGCAAAGTGAAAGT gtatgctttgtaaaaactatagaagacctCCGAAACGACCTATTCGAAGCGCAACAAAAAttgcacttgttggaaacagaacGGGACATGTTGCGGATCAAAGAGGCTCAAATGAACCGAAATATCCAAGCTTCTAGAGAATCTTTGCGATCAATGCCCGATGCCCGTGACTCGATTAGAAGCAGTGTCACGTCGTTGCGTTCAATTGGTACAAATAACAACCGACTTGAAACGGTGCAAATGGTCCAAAGAGGAAAGAGTACTAGTACTTCCGTGTTGCCAAGACAGACTAGAGAAGTGGAAAGAAAAACGGTAACGTTGCCTCGAAGGGTAGCTGAAATACAAGAAACAGTTACCATCTCGAGGAGAACGTCGCTGACTAATGTTCCGAGTATGCCAATGGAAGATGAAGATGATGActtcaataataaatatttagCCGATTTAAAGGCCGGACATTGTGTGATAGGTGACAGCGGAAGACAATCGAATGTTAGATTTTCCGAGTTAGCTTGGAGAAATTCACTGGTGCCTCCTCATTTAAAATCTTCATATCCAGCTGAAACGCAATTTGCTAGCCCCTCCAAATTTAAGGAAGACGATTTGaag GTTGGTAACATTTGCCTCGACGATAGTTTAAGTAAACTTCTTCCCGGAGAAAAGCCTCGTCAAAAGAAAGACTTCGGAACCACAACATATAAGAAGCCAGGTCCTCCAACGCCTAGCAAAAACGGGGGAAGGTTATCTTTACAAGGAAACGAAGTACAGCCATTGCCTTTAAGGGAACAAAACGAGAAAACCCCTACGAAGAAAGTTCCTACACCTAGTAGGATTAGAGCACTTTTCGGAATAAGTAATACCCGGGATAATTCTGAG AATCATGCTGTTACCCCAAGAACCAAACAAAGGTTGCGTATTTTCCGCAAGCCGCGATAA